ACACGTAGACGTTGCGCTTGCCCTCCTTCGCCACCCGCGCGAGGTGGGCCGCCGCTGCGCGGGGGAGCAGGTCCTCCGGCGCGGCCCGTGCTGCCTCCTCAGCGAAGGTGGCCGCCTCCGCGTAGCGCTCGTCAGCGAAGGCCAGCAGGGCCAGGTAGAGGCGCTCTTCCACCGTAGGCCCCGCCGCGCGAGCAGCGGCCTCGAGCCCTCCGGCGCGGTAGTGACTCCAGACAGCGTGAAGAACATCGCTCATGGCCGTAGGCCTCCCGGGTGTGCGCAGAACTTACCGAGCCCTCCTCCGTCCTCAAGCACTCAGATCCACGACAGACGAAGGGCCGCTGCACCGTGCGCCAGGTGCACGAGGCGCTCCAGGAAACGCAAGACACCCGTAAGACAGACGTCTTTGTATGTCTGGCACATACCTCGTGCCTGGCTGCAGTGGGGTGAGCCGTTGCTGCTCCAAGCGTTGAGTCAAGAGGACGGGGGGACACAGCCCATGAATCCTCTCAGCGCCGTCCGCCGCCGCTCTTGGGCTTGAATGGAGCTGATCCGCTATAAGGACGCCCTGCATGCTCCTTCCACACGCTCGCCCGCTGTGTCTGGTCCTCGCTCTCTCCCTGATGGTTGGCTGCGGAGGTGAGGATCCTCCCGCTCCCGAGCCCACCGTGGTCGTCACGTTCTCAGGGCCGACGCAGGTCTACTGCACCACCACGCCGCTGGTGCTCCAGGCCAACGTCCTGGAGGGCACTCCGGACAGCGTGAAGCTGCTGAAGAACGGCGCGCCCGTCGCGGACCTGTCCGAGCCGTACCAGTACTCCTTCGACTGCTCCAATGAGGCGGAGCGCAGCTACGAGTTCATCGTGGAGGCGACGCTCCAGGGCGAGACCTTCCGCAGCCCGGCCAAGACCGTCGTGGTCGACCGCACCCGGCCGATCGTGACAGGCCCCTTCACCAACGGCGACACGAACGTGCGCAAGGACGCCATCATCCGCCTGACGTTCTCCGAGCCCATGCGGACCACGCCCGTCACCGCCGCCAGCCTCTCGCTGACGGACAGCTCTCGCGTCACCCTCAACTGGTCCCAGGACCAGAAGACCCTCACTGTCACTCCGGAAGCGCCCATCACTCCGCCGAAGACGCTCACGCTCTCGCTGCGCGCGTCGGACTTCCAGGACCAGGCGGGCAACGCGCTGTCGGGCAGTGCTCCCACGCAGTGGCAGTGGACGGTCCCCACCTTCCTCACCGAGTGGGCCACCCCGAAGCAGGGCGATGGAGCCACCGATCGCGCCGCGTTCGCGCTCGACCGCTCGGGGCGTCCCGTCATCGCCTGGCCGGCGCTCACCAGCGCCACGGGCGTCACGGACCTGTATGTGGCCCGCTCGGACACGAGCAGCACCACGCCGCTCGGCGGGGCCCTGCGCGCCCAGCCCAGCCAGACGACCTCGGTCAGTGAGGTCTCCGTCGCCGTGGATAACTCGAACCGGCCCGTGGTGGCGTGGCTCGAGCCCGTCTCCGACGAAGAGCAGGTCTTCGTCCGGCGCTGGAACGGCTCGAGCTGGGACGAGCTGGGCCCCGTGCCCAACCCCATCGCCAACAGCGACGCCTCGGGGCTGGTGCTGGCCACGGGGGACTCGGATGAGCCCGTGGTGGCGTGGCAGGAGACGGATACGTCCTCGGTGAGCCGCGTCTATGTGTACCGCTGGAATGGGACGGCCTGGGCCGCGGTGGGCGCTCCCCTCGAGGGACGGGCCGGGGCGAGCGCGCACTCGCCCTCGCTGGCCATCGACAAGCAGAACCGGCCGTGGGTCGCGATCAGCGAGAGCTCCTCGGACCCCACCTTCCTGACGGCGGTGGTGGTCCGCATCTGGACCGGCACCAACTGGGGGCAATACAACGTCGGCCTCCGCCCCAATGACGTGCCCACGAACGCCACGGTGGGCCGCTCCTCGCTCGTGGTGAACGCCCAGGGCGAGCCGGCCTGCATCTTCGAGCTCGTCACGTCGGGGCAGACCATCTCGACCTATGATCTCTACATCGCCCGCTCGGTGAACAACGGCTGGGCCACCCCCGCATATGTCACGGGCGCGAACCTGATCCGGCCGTCGCTCGCCTACGACGCGCAGGGTGTGCTCTGGGCCACCTGGGAGAACATCTCCTCGAGCATCCCCCGGAAGATCTTCCTGGAGCGGATGGACTTGCCCCTGGAGAGCCACACCCTGGAGAACGTCTCCCAGCCGGTGTTCGCCACCGGCGGCGTGGGCGCTCCGGCCCTCCTGGTGCTGGACCCGGCCTCGAAGGAGGCTCGGGTGGTGCGCCACCAGTAGGGCTCCCCGGAGGGCTACTTGGGCAGCTTCCCCTGCTGCTTCAGCGCTTCGAGGTCCGTGAAGCCGCCGATCAGCGTCCCGTCGATGAAGACCATCGGGAACGTGGGGAAGCCAGCCCAGAGCTTCAGGGCCAGGCGCTGCTGCCACATCGAGAAGTAGCTGCCGTACTCGAGGTAGGTGAACTTGATGCCCTCGGCCTCCAGAAGCTTGCGCGCCCGTCTCACGAACCCGTTCTGCGCCATACCCACCACCACCACCTTGTCGCGCGCGACTGTGGTGGCCACATGCTCGACGATGTCGCGGTGGAGCTTGCCCACCGCCTCTTGAACGGCGGGAGCGACCTTGTCCTGCGAGAGTGTTAGACGTGTCATAGAGGCGGATGTCTAACGCCTGGCCTCGCCCACGGCCAGCCGCGCTTCGCAGCGGAGGGCGAGCTCGTCCGAGTCATCTCCTTTGAAGCCAAAGCCTTTCCACCGGTAGGCGGCGACGCGAGAGCCGGGAGCGCTCGGCCGCAGCGCCACGAAGGAGTCCATCCGGTGCCGCGCGCAGAGCACCCCGGGCTCTCCCGGCAGCAACCGCGCGTCCAGCAGCGGCCACGCGAGCCCTGAGCCACGCCAGCGCGCCACGAGCCGTCCGCCCCGCGCTTCGTACACGTAGGGGCGCAGGCCCTCTTCTCCATCCAGCGGAGAGAACCGGCGCTCCACCGTGAACAGCCTCGGCTCGCCGCCCGCGTCCATCGGCCCCGTCTCGAGCGCCACCAGCGCTCCCGAGCCGACCCTCGCTGTCACCTTTCCTTCGTGGACCAGCTCCACCTCGGCGGTGGGCTGCTCGCTCAGGGCCGAGCGCGCCTGGAGTTTCAGGCCCGCCAGCTCCAGCGGCGCGTGCAGGGGCACCTCGCAGTGCTTCAGGCGCTCTGTGGTCTCGGGGCTCGGAGCGGCCTCGGGCCAGCCGCTTCCAAAGGCGAAGGAGGTCTTCAGGCCTCCGCAGCGCAAGGTGCCCTCCTCGGCTCGGCAGTCCGCCGCCAGTCCCTCGCGCCCCGCAGGGTACTTGTCGCGGAATCGGAAGTTGCCCACCGAGAAGAAGACAGGCCGGCCTTCCACGCACTCGGGCGGCTGTACCACGTGCGGGTGGTGGCCGATGATCAGATCCGCGCCTTGCGCCACGAGCCACCGCGCTGCTTGCCGCTGGTCCGGGTGCGGCCAGTCGAACAGCTCCTCGCCCCAATGCACGTAGACGACCACCAGGTTCGACAGCTGCCGCGCCAGCCGCAGCTTCTGTGCCAGCGCCACCGAGGGCACCTCTCGCACCGGCCCCGTGCCCTTGGAGACTCGCGACAGAGAGACGAGCCCCACCGTGAGCTCCCCCACCCGGAGGAACGTGGGAGAGGACTCGTAGCGCAGCGGGAACACGCCCTGCTCCACGAGCTCCCGCGCCGTCCTCACGGGCGCCTCGGGCCCCAGGTCGCCCACGTGGTTGTTCTCCAGCCCCAGCGCCGTGAAGCCCGCTCGGGCCAGCAACCCCGCTGTCTGCTCTGGCATGGCGAAGCACGGAGACTGCGGGGTCGGCCGCACGCACGAGGACGCCTCTCCCAGCGCGCCCTCCAGGTTCCCCACCACGAGCTGCGACGCACGGGCCTCCTTCAGCCAGGAGTTTCCCGCCTCGGGCTCCGGCGTGCCGCGCTCCGCGAGGATGTCTCCCACGAAGAGCAGGCGCGCCTCTCCCGCCTCGGCTCGGCCCACCCAGACCGCGCACAGGAGACCCGCCAGGAGGAGCGGACGCGCGCTCACGGCTTCGCGATGAAGGGAGTGAGCCAGGACGGCCGGGGCGTGCGTGCCTCTCGCTGCTGCCACTCCGCGTCCGACAGCGGCTCGTCGTTGATCAGCTCGTAGTACGAATAGACCGCGCCCCGGACGACCTGTCGGCGCCCGAGGTGCGGCACCACCAGCTTCCACTCCAGCGGCGTGCCCACCGCCGCGTGCAGCAACGGCTTGGGCCCTCCGTCCGCCACGTCCGCGATCTTGGGCAGAGGCGTGGGCTCCGAGAGCGCCAGCTTCGGGTTCCCCAGGCTCTTGAAGACCAGGTAGTTGTGCTCGAAGTTCCGGCCCACGTAGAGGATCTGATCGTACTCCTGCGGCTTGAGCGCCTCCCCGCGCAGCTGCTTCTCCGCCATGGCCTTGAAGGAGCGCGCCGCCGCCGCCGAGCTCGCGAGCCGCTTGAGCACGCCCTCGCGCACCTGCTCACGGTCCTGCTCCATGGGGCTGTCGAACTTGCGCGCCCCCAACCCAGCGCTCGCGCGGCGGAACGTCTCCGCGCTGGCCTCGAAGAGCTGCGCGATCGCCTCGAACGTGCGCGGATCCGGCTCCACGTAGCCTCGCGGCTGCTCCGGGAAGATCTCCTCGAACTCCCCGCCCGCGCCGAGCTCCGCCGCGGAGCGCTCATTCACCAGCACCGTGGCGTGCCGCAGCGTCGCCCAGCTCGCCAGGCCCGTCTGCAGCCGCTTCGCTTTCCACAGCTCCCCGTCCACTCCCGGCGGCGGCGCCACGTCATCGGCCCACTGCAGCGCCAGCGCCCGCAGCCACCGGTCGTAGAGGTTCGCCGGGCCCTGCGCGGCCAGGTGCTGGGAGAACCGCGTGTTCAGCGCGTCAAGCGCCTTCCCGAGTGGGGGGAACTGCTCCAGCTCCTGCGCCATCTTCCCACGCGCCCACTGGCTGCCCATCGCCGCCGCCACATCCAGCCCCGAGGGCAGTAGCCGCGGCACCATCGGTCCTGGCGCCCGCTCGGGGCACCGCGCTGTCGCCTCCAGCAACTGCGGATCCACCTTCGCGCCCTGGCGCGGTGGCCCCTGGATGCGCTCGGCCAGCGGCGTGGCGCAGTGGAACACGTCCGTGAACATCGCCTCGTTGTCGAAGCCCCAGGAGAGCGGGAACAGCACTGGGTTCGTGCCCGGGTTGCGCAGGTAGGGCGGCGGGGTGAATGCGCCCTTCGACCAGATCAACGGAGAGCGGGCCGGAGCGATGTAGCCCTCGTAGGCGGAGATCCACGCCTGCGCGAGCGCCTGCGCCGGGGCCGGCAGCGCCTCCAGCGCCTTCACGTCGAGCTGCTTCGACACCGTCGTCAGGTAGTGCATCGCCTGGAAGTACCGCTTCAAGTCGTCCGAGGCCGTGTAGTGGCCGCGCGGCTTCAGCTCGCTGTAGTCGAAGGACTCCCCCAGCGCCGGGGAGGGCTCGGTGCCCTTGGCCGCGAGGATCTTCTTCGCCTCGGGGTTGCTCGGTGTCTTCTCCGCCCGGAGGGACTCGAGCGCCGTGAACACCGCTCCCCACTTCGCATCCGCCTTCTTCAGCGCCGGGGTCGCCGCTCGGACGAACTCCCAGAAGCGCGGCATGGCCTCGTACCGCTCGGCCAGGATGAAGGAGCCCTCGTACGCCGCCGCGAACAGCTCCCAGAAGGCGTCCGTCGTGACGAGGTAGGGCACCGACTGCGTGCTGTCGTCGTGGTAGAGCTCCTCCTCATAGAGGCTGTAGAGCTGCGCGTTCTTCGTGGGCACGAACGCCCCGGCGTAGCGCCCGAACTTCTCCAGCTCGGCCTTCGACTTCACCGCCAGCCACGCGTTGGAGACATCCGCGAGCGGAAGCTGCACGGGCTCGAAGATCAGCGCGGGGCGCTCGCCGCCCACCACGCCCACGAGGCCCCGGCCATCCGCCGTCAGCGCGGGCGGCACGAGGAAGCTCTGCGACTGCGCGAGCAACCGCGGCTTCGGCTCGAGCGACACCTGCGCCTGAGCCCCGGGCTTCCCCGGCTCCCACAGCAGCTGGCCCAATCCGTTGGGCAGGAAGGCCACCGCCGTGCCGGGCAGCGCCTCTTGCTCCATCGCCTGCCACCCCGGAGCGTAGTAGGCGAGCCGCACGCGCCCCGCCTCCTCGGCGTAGAGGAGCCGCCTGCCACTGGGGTGAACCGCGAGCGGCAGGGCGCTCGGGACGTCGATGGGCTGCGGCACCTCGTATTCATCCATGCCGCGCGCGGGCAGCGCCTGCTTGGCCGGGCCCAGCACCAGGTACTCGCGGCTGCCCTTCTCCATCAGCGTGTGGATGCCAAAGCCGCTCCCGTAGCGGACCCCGAAGAAGAGCCGGAAGTCCCGCACCTGCTGGCCCTGATAGAACGCAAAGGGCCGCGGGCCCACGATGAGCCCTTTCAGCTCGCGATCCGTCGAGTGCACCTCCTGTGAGCGGAAGGTGCCTCCCTTCACGGGCTCCAGCGCGCTGATCCCCCAGCGGCGGCCCTGGTGCGTGAGGACAAACACCTTGCGCGAGGCCGGGTGCCACGCCACCGCCTCGAGCGACGTCCCCGCAGGGGCCTGCCACGCCCCCGAGGGCTTCGCCTCGCCGACTCGCCAGAACACCAGCCGCGAGGCCCCATCCGCCGAGCGCACCGAGACGGCCACCTCGGGCCCCAGCGGCCACACGGCCATGGCCACGGGAGTCTCTCCAGGCTGCAGCTCCAGTCGCGAGGCCTTGGAGGGAGCGGGACTCACCGAGGCTTCGGGAACGTCCAAGCGGGTATCGTGGGTCGCTCCCGTAGAGAGCAGGCAGACAAGCGTCAGCAGTGCTGGTGTCATGGCCCGGGAAACGCTAGCAGACTGGGTGCGATGGACGAGTCCGACAAGCCCTCCTCGCCGCAGCAGGACGTGGAGGCCGCCACCCTTCGTCGAACCCCGACCGAGTCGGCGCCTACGGCCGTCGATGCGTTCGCCGCCACGCTCGGGCCCAACCCGAAGACGCCCTCACAGGGAGGCGTGGCTCTCGACGTGAGTCGCGTGAACCTGCCTCAGGTGGCCCGCGAGCGCTACCTGTTGGAGGGCATCGTCGCCGAGGGCGGCCACGGCCGCATCCTCCGCGCCCAGGACCTGCACCTCGAGCGCGTCGTCGCTCTCAAGGAGCCCATCTCTCCCACCACCTCTCCCGAGGAGCGCTTCCTGCGCGAGGCCCGCATCACGGCCCGCCTCCAGCACCCCTCCATCGTCCCCGTCTACGAGGCCGGGCGCTTTCCCGGCGGCGAGCCCTTCTATGCAATGAAGCTCGTCTCCGGGCGCTCCCTGGCTCGCGTCATCGAGTCCATGGGCTCACTCGATGAGCGGTTGGCTGCACTGCCTCATGTGCTCGCCGTGGCCGAGGCCATGGCCTACGCGCACAGCCAGCGCGTCATCCACCGAGACCTGAAGCCCTCGAACATCCTGGTGGGCGAGTTCGGCGAGACCGTCGTCATCGACTGGGGACTGGCCAAGGAGCTCGACCAGCCGGAGGTGCCGCTGCTGGCCTCTGGTGCCACGTCCCCCGCCTCAGCGGATCCCGAGCGCACGCAGCTGGGCACCATCCTGGGAACCCCGGGCTATATGCCGCCCGAGCAGGCCTCGGGTCAGCCCGTCGACGAGCGCGCCGATGTGTACGCCCTGGGCGCCCTCCTCTATCACCTGCTCTCGGGCCAGGCGCCCTACGTGGGGACAGACCCTCAAGAGGTCCTCCAGCGCGTGCTCTCTCAGGAGCCCACCTCGCTGGCGAAGCTCCAGCCCCGGTTGACCCAGGAGCTGCTCGACATCGTCTCGCGCGCCATGGCCCGAGACCCTGCTCAGCGCTACCCCTCCGCCCGCGAGCTGGCCGAGGACCTGCGCCGCTTCCAGCGCGGCCAGCTGGTCAACGCGCACCGCTACACGGCCTCGGAGCGCGTGCTGCGCTTCGTCCGCAGGCACCGAGCGGCCCTCCTCGTCGGCGCCTTGGCGGTGGCCGCGCTCCTGGTGAAGGAGGCGCGCGATCACGATCGCATCCTCCAAGAGCGGGATCGCGCCGAGAAGGAGCGGGACCGCGCCGAGGCCAAGCAGCTCGCCGCGGAAAGGGCAGAGAAGGAAGCCCGCGAGCGCGCCGACTCGCTCACGGTGATGGAGGCCCGCTCCGCGGTGGCGCAATCCCCCGAGCGAG
The Hyalangium minutum DNA segment above includes these coding regions:
- a CDS encoding DUF3160 domain-containing protein: MDVPEASVSPAPSKASRLELQPGETPVAMAVWPLGPEVAVSVRSADGASRLVFWRVGEAKPSGAWQAPAGTSLEAVAWHPASRKVFVLTHQGRRWGISALEPVKGGTFRSQEVHSTDRELKGLIVGPRPFAFYQGQQVRDFRLFFGVRYGSGFGIHTLMEKGSREYLVLGPAKQALPARGMDEYEVPQPIDVPSALPLAVHPSGRRLLYAEEAGRVRLAYYAPGWQAMEQEALPGTAVAFLPNGLGQLLWEPGKPGAQAQVSLEPKPRLLAQSQSFLVPPALTADGRGLVGVVGGERPALIFEPVQLPLADVSNAWLAVKSKAELEKFGRYAGAFVPTKNAQLYSLYEEELYHDDSTQSVPYLVTTDAFWELFAAAYEGSFILAERYEAMPRFWEFVRAATPALKKADAKWGAVFTALESLRAEKTPSNPEAKKILAAKGTEPSPALGESFDYSELKPRGHYTASDDLKRYFQAMHYLTTVSKQLDVKALEALPAPAQALAQAWISAYEGYIAPARSPLIWSKGAFTPPPYLRNPGTNPVLFPLSWGFDNEAMFTDVFHCATPLAERIQGPPRQGAKVDPQLLEATARCPERAPGPMVPRLLPSGLDVAAAMGSQWARGKMAQELEQFPPLGKALDALNTRFSQHLAAQGPANLYDRWLRALALQWADDVAPPPGVDGELWKAKRLQTGLASWATLRHATVLVNERSAAELGAGGEFEEIFPEQPRGYVEPDPRTFEAIAQLFEASAETFRRASAGLGARKFDSPMEQDREQVREGVLKRLASSAAAARSFKAMAEKQLRGEALKPQEYDQILYVGRNFEHNYLVFKSLGNPKLALSEPTPLPKIADVADGGPKPLLHAAVGTPLEWKLVVPHLGRRQVVRGAVYSYYELINDEPLSDAEWQQREARTPRPSWLTPFIAKP
- a CDS encoding glutaredoxin, producing the protein MTRLTLSQDKVAPAVQEAVGKLHRDIVEHVATTVARDKVVVVGMAQNGFVRRARKLLEAEGIKFTYLEYGSYFSMWQQRLALKLWAGFPTFPMVFIDGTLIGGFTDLEALKQQGKLPK
- a CDS encoding Ig-like domain-containing protein; protein product: MLLPHARPLCLVLALSLMVGCGGEDPPAPEPTVVVTFSGPTQVYCTTTPLVLQANVLEGTPDSVKLLKNGAPVADLSEPYQYSFDCSNEAERSYEFIVEATLQGETFRSPAKTVVVDRTRPIVTGPFTNGDTNVRKDAIIRLTFSEPMRTTPVTAASLSLTDSSRVTLNWSQDQKTLTVTPEAPITPPKTLTLSLRASDFQDQAGNALSGSAPTQWQWTVPTFLTEWATPKQGDGATDRAAFALDRSGRPVIAWPALTSATGVTDLYVARSDTSSTTPLGGALRAQPSQTTSVSEVSVAVDNSNRPVVAWLEPVSDEEQVFVRRWNGSSWDELGPVPNPIANSDASGLVLATGDSDEPVVAWQETDTSSVSRVYVYRWNGTAWAAVGAPLEGRAGASAHSPSLAIDKQNRPWVAISESSSDPTFLTAVVVRIWTGTNWGQYNVGLRPNDVPTNATVGRSSLVVNAQGEPACIFELVTSGQTISTYDLYIARSVNNGWATPAYVTGANLIRPSLAYDAQGVLWATWENISSSIPRKIFLERMDLPLESHTLENVSQPVFATGGVGAPALLVLDPASKEARVVRHQ
- a CDS encoding CapA family protein; amino-acid sequence: MSARPLLLAGLLCAVWVGRAEAGEARLLFVGDILAERGTPEPEAGNSWLKEARASQLVVGNLEGALGEASSCVRPTPQSPCFAMPEQTAGLLARAGFTALGLENNHVGDLGPEAPVRTARELVEQGVFPLRYESSPTFLRVGELTVGLVSLSRVSKGTGPVREVPSVALAQKLRLARQLSNLVVVYVHWGEELFDWPHPDQRQAARWLVAQGADLIIGHHPHVVQPPECVEGRPVFFSVGNFRFRDKYPAGREGLAADCRAEEGTLRCGGLKTSFAFGSGWPEAAPSPETTERLKHCEVPLHAPLELAGLKLQARSALSEQPTAEVELVHEGKVTARVGSGALVALETGPMDAGGEPRLFTVERRFSPLDGEEGLRPYVYEARGGRLVARWRGSGLAWPLLDARLLPGEPGVLCARHRMDSFVALRPSAPGSRVAAYRWKGFGFKGDDSDELALRCEARLAVGEARR